One region of bacterium genomic DNA includes:
- a CDS encoding DUF983 domain-containing protein, translating to MKNSKENIRILRRGLRRRCPQCGRGKLFIGWWQMEDSCPYCALKLASRESDTWAFMYLSTAFITGLFILSMLLVLPKSLWLGRFVVAAAALFLFVLSAPYRKGLAIAFDYLVELRINNHANLAFLTDEEAAQLPGLTAPRP from the coding sequence ATGAAAAACTCTAAGGAAAATATTCGCATCCTTCGCCGCGGCCTGCGCCGTCGTTGCCCCCAATGCGGCCGGGGCAAGCTCTTCATCGGCTGGTGGCAAATGGAAGACTCCTGCCCTTACTGCGCCTTGAAGCTGGCTTCACGGGAAAGCGACACCTGGGCTTTCATGTATCTCAGCACCGCCTTCATCACCGGGCTCTTCATTCTCTCGATGCTCTTGGTGCTGCCGAAGAGCCTTTGGCTCGGCCGCTTCGTGGTGGCGGCCGCCGCCCTTTTCCTCTTCGTCCTTTCGGCTCCCTATCGGAAAGGCTTGGCGATCGCCTTCGATTACTTGGTCGAGCTGCGCATCAACAATCACGCCAACTTGGCATTTCTGACCGATGAGGAAGCGGCCCAGCTTCCAGGATTGACAGCCCCGCGCCCCTGA
- a CDS encoding PQQ-dependent sugar dehydrogenase, whose product MIVLFSLLLAGCGGTVESTSEPIPLDQVDNESLIEPSPTQPFIFEPVGDFIQGIMPIDIEALPSGNFLIATRDGQIILLDSDLQALGHAQIPATTFWDAGLVSVVHSNGRIYAALTLPESACPSSEAFCNGIVRYDLDETADNPLSNPQEVFNVSMVDRQGQHNGGALIFDDNGDLILGVGDGFFPESAEEAEAHSDLAQDDSSFLGKLIKVDPEGIDAPAIVAKGLRNPFTASRIPGLGMVVGDVGFETYEELNLYPFGGPYLNFGWPLEEGPKAGSLFSQPIGGFDHCDPTNQDADPSGHDASKSIAVKRHAGVVHECGSEIITAAGFYEGQEPDPYGGQLDRTLIYAAAYYGYIRGITIDDQGVPSNDRHLAHFPGVTSFTVGQDGHLYGVSIFASNQVLKMIPNPEHEESDLP is encoded by the coding sequence ATGATAGTGTTATTCTCTCTGCTTTTGGCTGGCTGTGGAGGGACGGTTGAATCCACTTCGGAGCCCATTCCATTGGATCAGGTTGATAACGAAAGCCTTATCGAACCAAGTCCGACTCAGCCTTTTATCTTCGAGCCGGTTGGAGACTTTATCCAGGGGATCATGCCGATCGACATTGAAGCCCTGCCTTCTGGAAATTTCCTTATAGCCACGCGGGATGGACAAATTATTCTCTTGGATAGCGATTTGCAGGCTTTGGGGCACGCGCAAATTCCTGCTACCACTTTTTGGGATGCGGGATTGGTCAGTGTCGTTCACTCCAATGGTAGGATATACGCGGCTCTTACCTTGCCAGAATCCGCTTGCCCTTCATCGGAAGCCTTCTGCAACGGTATCGTCCGATATGATTTGGATGAGACCGCCGACAATCCTCTTTCCAATCCTCAAGAAGTTTTTAACGTTTCAATGGTTGATCGGCAAGGGCAGCACAATGGTGGGGCTCTGATCTTTGATGATAATGGTGATTTGATTTTAGGTGTGGGAGATGGTTTTTTCCCCGAAAGCGCCGAAGAGGCCGAAGCCCATTCCGATCTGGCTCAAGATGACAGCTCTTTTCTGGGCAAATTAATTAAAGTCGATCCCGAAGGCATCGATGCTCCGGCAATTGTGGCTAAGGGATTACGCAATCCATTCACAGCATCTAGAATTCCGGGCCTAGGTATGGTGGTCGGCGATGTCGGCTTCGAGACCTATGAGGAGCTTAACCTTTATCCCTTCGGAGGGCCCTATCTCAATTTCGGTTGGCCTCTGGAAGAGGGCCCGAAAGCAGGCTCATTGTTTTCGCAGCCCATCGGTGGTTTTGACCATTGCGATCCAACAAATCAAGACGCCGATCCCTCTGGTCACGATGCCTCGAAATCCATAGCCGTTAAAAGACACGCTGGCGTGGTTCATGAATGTGGAAGCGAAATAATCACTGCTGCAGGCTTTTATGAGGGCCAGGAGCCCGATCCTTATGGCGGACAATTAGACCGGACATTGATCTATGCCGCGGCCTATTATGGCTATATTCGCGGCATTACTATCGACGATCAGGGGGTGCCTTCCAACGACCGCCACCTCGCACATTTTCCAGGCGTCACTTCTTTCACAGTGGGGCAGGATGGGCATCTCTATGGGGTCAGTATTTTTGCATCGAATCAGGTGTTGAAAATGATTCCCAATCCGGAGCACGAAGAATCGGATCTTCCCTGA